Proteins encoded in a region of the Triticum dicoccoides isolate Atlit2015 ecotype Zavitan chromosome 3A, WEW_v2.0, whole genome shotgun sequence genome:
- the LOC119267076 gene encoding uncharacterized protein LOC119267076, giving the protein MEDCLDGAGAGNGDEGSSRCGGGLKGSQSAGMEEQQRPGIVDDAESRVEEQPRTKRTRKNKVTRARADRSEFFLAPKPYPRLHPALLWIVLRDETYLTFPHGKIHHYQCYHSFDRISKVVVSDKIVALIARDKVKIFARGPPQGFGTCSAKVWEPPGETHVVDIAIFKEKLYVLAAEYGNGCLEPPELHALDTSDEQAAVSSVQCVSAAPRDRVESDSTAGCQLGIFFYLVASGHQLLVVERQVDVDHWDPFYVRAIRTRFEVSEAVGLSGSGPGHWSKVDTLMGRALFVSRDCSESLPAQPGAREDCVYAMTERNLPLPREQKRVPEDDLFDCVMYNVRDNTVVPLPFETAATEATRGVWHPTWLFPANV; this is encoded by the exons ATGGAGGACTGCCtcgacggcgccggcgccggcaaTGGCGACGAAGGCAGCAGCAGGTGCGGAGGGGGACTTAAAGGAAGCCAGAGCGCTGGCATGGAGGAGCAACAACGTCCAGGGATCGTCGACGACGCCGAGTCCCGCGTGGAGGAGCAACCGCGAACAAAGAGGACGCGGAAGAACAAG GTGACACGGGCACGCGCCGATCGTTCCGAATTCTTCCTCGCGCCAAAACCATATCCCCGGCTCCACCCAGCGCTCCTCTGGATCGTCCTCCGTGACGAGACATACCTCACCTTCCCCCACGGCAAAATCCACCACTACCAATGTTACCACAGCTTTGACAGGATAAGCAAGGTGGTGGTGTCTGATAAGATTGTCGCTCTCATTGCCAGGGACAAGGTCAAAATCTTTGCTCGCGGGCCGCCACAGGGTTTCGGAACATGCTCGGCCAAGGTGTGGGAGCCCCCTGGAGAAACCCATGTCGTTGACATTGCAATCTTCAAAGAGAAGCTTTACGTCCTCGCTGCAGAATATGGTAATGGCTGTCTTGAACCACCGGAGCTGCATGCCTTGGATACCAGCGACGAGCAGGCCGCTGTCAGCTCCGTCCAATGCGTAAGCGCCGCACCAAGAGATCGCGTGGAATCTGACTCGACTGCCGGCTGCCAACTGGGCATCTTCTTCTACCTGGTCGCATCCGGCCATCAGCTGCTGGTGGTGGAACGGCAGGTCGACGTGGATCACTGGGACCCCTTTTACGTGAGGGCGATACGGACCCGGTTCGAGGTCTCGGAGGCGGTGGGCCTGAGCGGCAGCGGCCCTGGGCACTGGAGCAAGGTGGATACACTGATGGGGCGTGCTCTGTTTGTCAGCCGAGACTGCTCCGAGTCACTCCCTGCCCAGCCTGGAGCTCGAGAAGACTGCGTCTACGCTATGACCGAACGGAATCTGCCTCTTCCGAGAGAGCAGAAGAGGGTCCCTGAGGATGACCTGTTCGACTGTGTCATGTACAACGTGAGAGACAATACAGTGGTGCCATTGCCATTTGAGACGGCGGCGACGGAGGCAACTCGCGGGGTATGGCATCCTACCTGGCTTTTCCCAGCCAATGTTTGA